DNA from Agarilytica rhodophyticola:
GCACTGGCATGATCAATGGTCTACTGCGCAAAAGAAAATGGGGGACAATGTTGATTTTGAATATTGGGGAAAACTTGTATCAGAGTTGGAAGTAGCGCATTTTATAAGTGGTAGCCGTTCGGATTCAAGAAATTCATTTGGGTCAAAAGCAGATCATGATCTCCAATGGGAAAAAATCACCGAATGCGATGTTCAAGGAGACTTAGCTCAAGTTTATACTGAAATGTATGACGAAGAATTGAATTCATTAAGTTACCATGCTTACGATCTGAAAAGAGATGAAAGTAGTGGCTGGTTAATATCAAGCATATTTACCTTGTTTTATCCTCCTAAAGAACCTGTTATAGACCGTAATAAGCATACTGATACATTAGCACTTAGCATGCAAAGTGCCCCTTTTATTGATCGACAAGAAAACTTAAATCTCAATGAAAATATTCTTTTTCAAAAAGATAGGCATATCAAACTTGCTAACCTAGAAGGTATTGCAAAATTGGAGGAAGTAGGAAGGTTTCGAGTTAGCTCAGGTATCTTGGGAATTTTAGATTTCGGATATGACATTTACGATTTTGAGCCTCTACATAAAAAAGTAAGTCCTGGTGAATACCCAGTAGAAACAGTCACAATTCATAACCGGGTTGCTGGAATTAGAGTAAAATTTTGTAAGGATGAAGTACCAGTAAAATGGTATGCAGCAAATACACCAAGTGGTAATGGTGTTTATGGGGTCGATGCAGGAAATCTTGCGATTTTTGATGTTGCTAACCTTCTGGATTGTAGCCGAATTGAAAAAGAAAGATTGTTTGGCGAATGGTGTCTTTCTGGTCAGCCGAAAGTGGTGTCCATGTCAGATCAGCACGATTGTGTAATTACAAGTAGTGGTTTTGGTGATGGTGCATATCCCGCTTTTTGGGGGGTGAATGAACAAGAACAAATCGTTTCCTTATACATCGACTTTTTGATCCTCGTTCAAGAAGATGAGGAAGGAACTTATATTTCAGTGTAAAATTGTGTGGCATTAATTACTTAACAAATGAGTTAGGGCACTCGCAAGCTGGCGCTTAATTATTATTTTCATATATTAAATTTCAGGTGTTCATCTAAATGAAAATTCCTTCTCTAGAAACGGAGCGTTTGTTGCTTCTCGCCCCAAGCCAAGACGCATTTTCCACCTATTTGAAATTTTATTCGAGTCAGCAAGCTTCTCACTTCTATGGCGGCCCACTTTCAGATGAGCAAATTTGGGCTAGGCTCAAAGCAGACCTAGGCTCCTGGTATTTGCTGGGATTTGGTGTGTGGGTGCTCAAAGAAAAAGAGACAAATAGTTTTGTTGGTACATGTGGATTTTGGAAAGGTAAGGGCTGGCCAACAGAACTAACGTGGTGGCTACTTCCCTGTGCACGTAGCAAAGGCTATGCTATTGAAGCATCCAAAGCTGCAATTGAATATGCCTACTCTGAGTTTAATTGGCATTACGTAGAAACGTATATGAATGATGAAAACCTACCCGCACGTAATCTTGTTACAAAGCTTGGTGGCGTAAAGAGTAATCGATGTAAATTCCCCGATGGCTTAGAGCGTGATATTTTTAGACTTCCGCGAAAAAATAGTGGAATCAAACCAATCGGACAAGAGATTGACAGTTAGCAGCGTTTTGTTTATTTTCGGACTTTGTTCGTTATTTTAACAGCTGATTAAAAATGGGGATTTAATTCTATGTTTGGAAAAAAAAATAATTTTTGGAGCAGTTTATTTTTGTGTGCAACACTGAGTTTGTCACTCAATGCTATAGCTGAAGAAAAGCCAAGTAAGCAGACGGTTATTGGATCTGGTGGGTTTTTACATAGTGTATATTTTTGGTTGAAAAAACCTAACAGTGAGCAAGATCGAAAGGCTTTCGAGAAGCATTTAACAACGTTTATCGATAATTCTAAATATGTTAAAAGCAAATTTATTGGCACTGCTGCGCCCAGTGAACGAGAAGTGGTTGATAGTTCATACACTTATGCATTGGTATTGACGTTTTCCAGCAAAGAAGATCAAGATAAATATCAGAAAGAGCCTGTCCACCTAAAATTTGTGAAAGATGCTCAGCATTTATGGAAAAAAGTTATTGTCTACGATGCGTACAATTCGCTGTAAGCTGTTATCTACACTAAAGTTATTACATTTAAAGGAAGATGATGAAGGCATTACTTTTTATATTAACGGTTACTTCACTGTATGGGTGCACGGCTACTCAGCAGAAAATGGATGGCTGTGAAATTCCGGAATTAAGTGGAAAGAGTTGTGTGAAACCGAATTATGCAAATATATCTCAACATCCTCTCGGAATATCAGCAAGCAATCCGATTAAAGCGGATGGTCCCCAGGGGCAAAGAGATTATTTAAAGCGATTGATCTGCCCTGACGGCCGTGCAGTCAAAAGTTTTTCGCGAGTGGGGAGTGTAGGTATTAGCCCATATGGATTCATGATGGACTTATATGATGTTAAATGTAAAAACAAAACTTATTCAGTCTACATAGATATGTACCATCCAGACTACATAGAAAATATACCAGTAGATGGTTTTACAATTAAACACTAACTATATGTAACAAGTTAAGTTGACTGGGCGCCGTAAGAGGCGCCACTGTTTATAACCTTACCCCTCCAATCGTATAACCGCCATCTATCGTTATATTCTGACCGCTAACGTAAACTGCGTCATCGGATAGTAACCATGCAACAGTTCCAGATACGTCTTCAGGTGTTCCATTGCGCTTTAAGGCGGCTTGATTCGCCAACTTTATTGATAAGTCTGGATCGAGAACTTCATCGGCCATTGGCGTTAAAATTATACCTGGGCTAATTGCGTTGACCCTTATGTTATGCTGACCTTGCTCCACAGCAAGAGTTGTCATCAAGCTCAATAGTGCCCCTTTGGTTGCTGCATAAGCGCCTGCTCCAGGCATAACTGCAGATGCCGTCCACGAAGCGTTTATCACAATGGCACCGGAGTCCATTACTGATAAAGATTGTTGTATTGTTGCCAGTGTTCCTTTTACGTTGGTGTTGACTACACTATCTACTTGGTTTTGTGTGACGTCTGATACGGGGCATAAATCCCCTAATACGCCGGCATTTGCAAATACGCCATGCAGTTTGCCAAATGACTTTTTGATGCGCTGCATTGACTTAGCCAGCGACGCTATATCTGTTATGTCGCAAGGCAAAATCATACAGCTCCCCCCAAGTGATTCAATCCGTGATGCAAGCTGTTGTAAGGGTTCTTCTCTTCGTCCTAATAGCGCTAATTGAGCACCCTCTCTCGCTAGCCTTAGTGCTGTAGCCTTGCCCATACCCGTACCAGCACCGGTGATAAGAATACTCTTATTACAAAATCGTGAATTGATCATAATACCTTCAATAATAAGTTACTGAACAAGTATGATAATTAACTTCTTTGAGTTTATAATTAGTGAATTTCTTTAATTACTTTAAAGTATTACTATCAAATGGATCTTTTTCAGTCAATGAAAGCCTTTGTCACGACTGTAGAAGCCGGTTCTATGAGTTCGGCGGCAGCGCAGCTGAAATTAACTCCGGCTATGGTTGGTCAGCATATTGCTGCTTTAGAAGCTAGGCTTGGTACCCGCATACTTAACAGGACAACGCGTCGGCAGAGTTTAACGGACTTCGGCAAAAACTATTTTGAGCAATGTAAGGACATACTCGAACGAGTGGCTATTACTGAAATGGAGGCGGAAGCGCAATCGAGTGAAGCGCAAGGTGTATTGAACATTACGGCACCGGTCACCTTTGCGACAACAATGTTGATGCCAGCATTAAAGCGATATCGGCAGTTATCACCTTTAGTCAAACTGCAGCTTATGTTGACTGATCAGAATCTGGATATCGTTGAAGAAGGTATCGATATTGCGTTTCGAATTGGGCCTATCCCAGATAGTCGTATCATTCAACGAATCCTAATGCCTTA
Protein-coding regions in this window:
- a CDS encoding DUF4241 domain-containing protein; the protein is MSTSKNKRDYSAALSSPEERVNVFILHWHDQWSTAQKKMGDNVDFEYWGKLVSELEVAHFISGSRSDSRNSFGSKADHDLQWEKITECDVQGDLAQVYTEMYDEELNSLSYHAYDLKRDESSGWLISSIFTLFYPPKEPVIDRNKHTDTLALSMQSAPFIDRQENLNLNENILFQKDRHIKLANLEGIAKLEEVGRFRVSSGILGILDFGYDIYDFEPLHKKVSPGEYPVETVTIHNRVAGIRVKFCKDEVPVKWYAANTPSGNGVYGVDAGNLAIFDVANLLDCSRIEKERLFGEWCLSGQPKVVSMSDQHDCVITSSGFGDGAYPAFWGVNEQEQIVSLYIDFLILVQEDEEGTYISV
- a CDS encoding GNAT family N-acetyltransferase — encoded protein: MKIPSLETERLLLLAPSQDAFSTYLKFYSSQQASHFYGGPLSDEQIWARLKADLGSWYLLGFGVWVLKEKETNSFVGTCGFWKGKGWPTELTWWLLPCARSKGYAIEASKAAIEYAYSEFNWHYVETYMNDENLPARNLVTKLGGVKSNRCKFPDGLERDIFRLPRKNSGIKPIGQEIDS
- a CDS encoding Dabb family protein → MFGKKNNFWSSLFLCATLSLSLNAIAEEKPSKQTVIGSGGFLHSVYFWLKKPNSEQDRKAFEKHLTTFIDNSKYVKSKFIGTAAPSEREVVDSSYTYALVLTFSSKEDQDKYQKEPVHLKFVKDAQHLWKKVIVYDAYNSL
- a CDS encoding SDR family NAD(P)-dependent oxidoreductase, translating into MINSRFCNKSILITGAGTGMGKATALRLAREGAQLALLGRREEPLQQLASRIESLGGSCMILPCDITDIASLAKSMQRIKKSFGKLHGVFANAGVLGDLCPVSDVTQNQVDSVVNTNVKGTLATIQQSLSVMDSGAIVINASWTASAVMPGAGAYAATKGALLSLMTTLAVEQGQHNIRVNAISPGIILTPMADEVLDPDLSIKLANQAALKRNGTPEDVSGTVAWLLSDDAVYVSGQNITIDGGYTIGGVRL
- a CDS encoding LysR family transcriptional regulator, producing the protein MKAFVTTVEAGSMSSAAAQLKLTPAMVGQHIAALEARLGTRILNRTTRRQSLTDFGKNYFEQCKDILERVAITEMEAEAQSSEAQGVLNITAPVTFATTMLMPALKRYRQLSPLVKLQLMLTDQNLDIVEEGIDIAFRIGPIPDSRIIQRILMPYKMVVCAAPEYLAKHGTPIHPTNLKEHEVISFTKTADTPLKFYNDENIVEHKAQSMITVNNGYALLSAAKSGLGIIIQPEILLKKDLESGTLLRVLSDWHLGERQLSMIYYRYKNMTPKVRSFINFVIKEFRQ